The following proteins come from a genomic window of Natrinema saccharevitans:
- a CDS encoding Hvo_1808 family surface protein: MPRVRLFAVLALVVLSGCAAPGASDGFDTDRDLGYVDGYAHDDVFAFETGDGLTESQLEAVTYRSMARIEVVRGLKYERDVDIEIVSRDEYRAQRAASRGNGSAFRNEVWRGAFLVDGGTDVDRVFDDLYADSIQGYYVNDRIVIIADDTDEVRIDRRTLVHELTHALQDQHFGIGRESETIDGLRAENGLLEGEAGYVPTRYDRRCSGEWQCLPDPQPPAASGEALTQRSFTAGLFLSIYAPYAAGPPFAADLHDRGGWDAIDRAHDDPPRSTAQLLHPERYPETEPVAVELGDRSSDGWEPVTDGGEPRTETIGEATLFATLWENGVVDRPLTRGAGALSPYNYTHPATAGWAGDGLQVYRATDGTDRTGHVWRLAWEDSADAREFADAYRRLLENRGAERIRAAGEGVYRIPDGESFAGTYRVTVTGDRVEIVGAPTVDALAAIRPAEADAREPPAALEGASRPLSAGPPAPTPVTPDPVAAP, encoded by the coding sequence CTACGTCGACGGCTACGCCCACGACGACGTCTTCGCGTTCGAGACCGGCGACGGCCTCACCGAGTCCCAACTCGAGGCCGTCACGTACCGCTCGATGGCCCGGATCGAGGTCGTCCGCGGGCTCAAGTACGAACGCGACGTCGACATCGAGATCGTCTCCCGGGACGAGTACCGCGCGCAACGGGCGGCGAGCCGCGGGAACGGCTCGGCGTTCCGGAACGAGGTCTGGCGCGGTGCCTTCCTCGTCGACGGCGGGACCGACGTCGACCGGGTGTTCGACGACCTCTACGCCGATTCGATTCAGGGCTACTACGTGAACGATCGGATCGTTATCATCGCCGACGACACCGACGAGGTCCGGATCGATCGGCGGACGCTGGTCCACGAACTGACCCACGCCCTCCAGGATCAGCACTTCGGCATCGGTCGCGAGAGCGAGACGATCGACGGTCTGCGCGCCGAGAACGGCCTGCTCGAGGGGGAGGCGGGGTACGTCCCCACTCGGTACGATCGCCGCTGTAGCGGGGAGTGGCAGTGTCTGCCGGATCCACAGCCGCCGGCGGCCAGCGGCGAGGCGCTCACCCAGCGGTCGTTCACCGCCGGGCTCTTCCTCTCGATCTACGCCCCCTACGCCGCGGGACCGCCGTTCGCCGCCGATCTCCACGATCGGGGCGGCTGGGACGCGATCGATCGCGCCCACGACGACCCGCCCCGGAGTACCGCACAGTTGCTTCACCCCGAGCGGTATCCCGAGACCGAGCCGGTCGCCGTCGAGTTGGGAGACCGCTCGAGCGACGGCTGGGAGCCCGTCACGGACGGCGGCGAACCGCGGACGGAGACGATCGGCGAGGCGACGCTGTTCGCGACGCTGTGGGAAAACGGCGTCGTCGACCGGCCGCTCACCCGCGGTGCGGGCGCGCTATCGCCGTACAATTACACCCATCCGGCCACCGCGGGCTGGGCCGGCGACGGGTTACAGGTGTACCGGGCGACCGACGGCACCGACCGGACCGGGCACGTCTGGCGACTCGCGTGGGAGGATTCGGCCGACGCGCGCGAGTTCGCCGACGCCTATCGGCGACTCCTCGAGAACCGGGGAGCCGAACGAATCCGAGCCGCGGGTGAGGGCGTCTACCGCATTCCCGACGGCGAGTCGTTCGCCGGCACGTATCGCGTTACCGTCACCGGTGATCGCGTCGAGATCGTCGGCGCGCCGACCGTCGACGCCCTCGCGGCGATCCGTCCCGCGGAGGCGGACGCACGTGAGCCACCGGCGGCGCTCGAGGGGGCGAGCCGACCGCTGTCGGCCGGCCCGCCGGCCCCGACACCGGTGACGCCGGACCCCGTCGCGGCGCCGTAG